The stretch of DNA TAGGTATGAAGGTTCCTGCTGTAATGATGAAGTATTGCCCTAGATGTAATGCTCATACCGAGCATACTGTTACGCTATATAAGGCTGGTAAACGTAGGAGTTTAGCTCAGGGTGAGAGGAGATTTGCAGCTAAGAATAAGGGTTATGGTAGTAAGAGGGCTGCTGAGCAGAAGAGGTTTGCTAAG from Candidatus Methanomethylicota archaeon encodes:
- a CDS encoding 50S ribosomal protein L44e translates to MKVPAVMMKYCPRCNAHTEHTVTLYKAGKRRSLAQGERRFAAKNKGYGSKRAAEQKRFAKVTKKQVLKLKCKKCGHILHTEGIRLKRIEIEG